The segment ACACCCTAGTAAGACTAGCGCCTCCAACTGTACTAGTCTTTTCTTATTTTAAAAATGCTAATGTACGAAGACCGATATCATGTTATACTATGAACTGGAGGTGCCTTCGATGAAGAAAATAATCACCTATGGAACATTTGACTTAATTCATAGTGGTCATATTCATATTCTTCGCCGCGCCAAAGAGATGGGCGATTATTTAATTGTGGGCCTCTCAACTGATGAATTTAACATGAAAAAAAGCAAAGAGGCATATTATAATTATGATGATCGTAAATTGATTATGGAAGCTATTCGCTATGTTGACATGGTAATCCCGGAGAAAACATGGGATCAAAAAATCACAGATGTGAAAAAGCATGATATTGATACTTTTGTTATGGGTGACGATTGGAGAGGCGAATTTGACTTCTTACATGAATATTGTGACGTTGTTTATTTGCCAAGAACGAGGGGGATTTCCAGTACTCGCATTAAAAATAACATGATTCACCTGCGA is part of the Virgibacillus sp. NKC19-16 genome and harbors:
- the tagD gene encoding glycerol-3-phosphate cytidylyltransferase, producing the protein MKKIITYGTFDLIHSGHIHILRRAKEMGDYLIVGLSTDEFNMKKSKEAYYNYDDRKLIMEAIRYVDMVIPEKTWDQKITDVKKHDIDTFVMGDDWRGEFDFLHEYCDVVYLPRTRGISSTRIKNNMIHLRDDLY